A genomic window from Microbacterium sp. H1-D42 includes:
- the rpoZ gene encoding DNA-directed RNA polymerase subunit omega — protein MAGTNQGIIDPPIDNLLERVESKYELVIYASKRARQINDYYSDLHEGNLFDNVGPLVDSSVEDKPLTIALHEINEDKLRIRHAE, from the coding sequence ATGGCTGGAACCAACCAGGGCATCATCGACCCGCCCATCGACAACCTTCTCGAGCGCGTCGAGTCGAAGTACGAACTCGTCATCTACGCATCCAAGCGCGCGCGTCAGATCAACGACTACTACTCCGACCTGCACGAGGGCAACCTGTTCGACAACGTCGGACCGCTGGTCGACTCGTCCGTCGAGGACAAGCCGCTCACCATCGCCCTGCACGAGATCAACGAAGACAAGCTTCGCATCCGTCACGCTGAGTGA
- the metK gene encoding methionine adenosyltransferase, protein MSALRLFTSESVTEGHPDKICDQISDSVLDGLLAVDRDSRVAVETLVTTGLVHVAGEIRTDGYVDIPTIVRDVVNGIGYTSSDTGFDGSSCGVTVSVGEQSSDIAQGVDQAQEHRDGTSTDPRDLLGAGDQGIMFGYATNETPQLMPMAAWTAHRIAERLTEVRRSGELDFLRPDGKTQVTLGYEGFTPKTIDAVVVSTQHHPDISQDELRGLVRAKVIDPVLAQTGLDLASDLKYYINPAGPFVIGGPKGDAGLTGRKIIIDTYGGAARHGGGAFSGKDPSKVDRSGAYAMRWVAKNVVAAGLADRAEVQVAYAIGVARPVGLYVETFGTGKVDEEVIIRAITDVFDLRPQAIIEELDLLRPIYAQTAAYGHFGRELPDFTWERTDRAEDLRRAAGV, encoded by the coding sequence ATGAGCGCGCTGCGTCTGTTCACGTCCGAGTCCGTCACCGAGGGACACCCTGACAAGATCTGCGACCAGATCTCCGACAGCGTCCTCGACGGACTGCTCGCGGTCGATCGCGACTCCCGCGTAGCCGTCGAGACCCTCGTCACCACGGGCCTCGTGCACGTCGCCGGCGAGATCCGCACCGACGGCTACGTCGACATCCCCACGATTGTGCGCGATGTCGTCAACGGCATCGGCTACACCTCCAGCGACACCGGCTTCGACGGCTCGTCATGTGGTGTCACGGTCTCGGTCGGCGAGCAGTCCAGCGACATCGCCCAGGGCGTCGACCAGGCGCAGGAGCACCGTGATGGCACGTCGACCGATCCGCGCGACCTGCTCGGCGCCGGCGACCAGGGAATCATGTTCGGCTACGCCACCAATGAGACTCCCCAGCTGATGCCGATGGCCGCCTGGACGGCGCACCGCATCGCCGAGCGCCTCACCGAGGTGCGCCGCTCCGGTGAGCTGGACTTCCTGCGCCCCGACGGCAAGACCCAGGTCACGCTGGGCTACGAGGGGTTCACCCCGAAGACCATCGACGCGGTCGTCGTGTCGACCCAGCATCACCCCGACATCTCGCAGGACGAGCTGCGCGGACTCGTGCGGGCGAAGGTCATCGACCCCGTGCTCGCGCAGACCGGTCTGGATCTGGCATCCGATCTGAAGTACTACATCAACCCCGCCGGCCCCTTCGTCATCGGCGGTCCGAAGGGCGACGCCGGTCTCACCGGCCGCAAGATCATCATCGACACCTACGGCGGGGCGGCACGCCACGGCGGGGGCGCGTTCAGCGGCAAGGACCCGTCGAAGGTCGACCGCTCCGGCGCCTACGCGATGCGCTGGGTGGCGAAGAACGTCGTCGCGGCCGGACTCGCCGACCGCGCCGAAGTGCAGGTCGCCTACGCCATCGGCGTCGCACGCCCCGTCGGCCTGTACGTCGAGACCTTCGGCACCGGCAAGGTGGACGAAGAGGTCATCATCCGCGCGATCACCGACGTGTTCGACCTGCGCCCGCAGGCGATCATCGAAGAACTCGATCTGCTGCGCCCCATCTACGCGCAGACCGCGGCCTACGGGCACTTCGGTCGTGAGCTGCCGGACTTCACCTGGGAGCGCACCGACCGGGCAGAAGACCTGCGCCGCGCCGCCGGCGTCTGA
- a CDS encoding primosomal protein N', with protein MATSSDGAHARGRRIARVLIDSPLPQLDRLFDYALPDELGDVEPGVRIKAPLRTAGRVIDGYIAEIDVEPDAARTLSEVESVVSPVVVMPDRLYRLARRVADRAAGSASDVLRLAIPKRQVRVEKSWHAVQDAPTVSEDAVAGAREVVAAYGGLADVIAARGRAAVEAIPVQDGSIPGWARLLAATAALQLAEARSSILVVPDYRDQELLLTALEAVLPADAIVRHDARQPNPDRYRAFLRTLDEAPCVVVGNRSAVYSPAQAGLVAIWDDGDALLAEPLAPYVHARDAALVRQEHEGSALLLVGHTRSTDAERLVVNGWMQDVTAVRRVIPKVKLSTPQELEQTAQRVPSSAFAAARAATAEGPVLVQVARPGFAPTLVCATCRAPARCTHCGGPLGARRRGAVPLCGWCGRSANSWRCDQCDSDKVRLASSGTERTADELGRAFPGVRVIVSDGAHPVQHVDAKPALVIATRGAEPVADGGYRAVILLDGARMLQAPELRIGESCLRWWSNATALAAPGAPVHLVGVNGPVARALATWSPAAYARSELESRAPLHMPPTTRVAQIDGLPASVRAALGRLAEIGVGGEAVLGPVPVGDDGRVRALVRFGYGAGQTVAAAMRAAVVAEAAAGRRGRGRTRVPLAVHLDILEPDI; from the coding sequence GTGGCGACGTCGTCTGATGGCGCGCACGCGCGCGGCCGGCGCATCGCACGCGTGCTCATCGACTCGCCGCTGCCGCAGCTGGACCGTCTGTTCGACTACGCCCTGCCGGATGAGCTGGGCGATGTCGAACCTGGCGTGCGCATCAAAGCGCCGCTGCGCACCGCTGGGCGCGTGATCGACGGGTACATCGCCGAGATCGATGTCGAACCGGATGCCGCGCGCACGCTCTCCGAGGTGGAGAGCGTCGTATCTCCCGTGGTCGTGATGCCGGACCGGCTGTACCGCCTCGCACGTCGCGTGGCCGACCGCGCGGCCGGGTCCGCCTCGGATGTGCTGCGCCTGGCGATCCCGAAGCGGCAGGTCCGGGTGGAGAAGTCCTGGCACGCCGTGCAGGACGCCCCCACCGTGTCGGAAGATGCCGTCGCCGGGGCCCGCGAGGTCGTCGCGGCGTACGGCGGACTGGCCGACGTGATCGCCGCCCGCGGGCGTGCGGCCGTCGAGGCGATCCCGGTGCAGGACGGCAGCATCCCGGGCTGGGCGAGGCTGCTCGCGGCGACCGCAGCGCTTCAACTCGCAGAGGCGCGCTCCAGCATCCTCGTCGTGCCCGACTATCGCGATCAGGAGCTGCTGCTCACAGCGCTCGAAGCAGTGCTGCCGGCCGATGCCATCGTGCGGCACGACGCGCGCCAGCCGAACCCCGACCGGTACCGCGCGTTCCTGCGCACGCTGGATGAGGCGCCGTGCGTGGTCGTCGGCAACCGCTCGGCGGTCTACTCGCCGGCGCAGGCCGGTCTCGTGGCCATCTGGGATGACGGCGACGCACTGCTGGCAGAGCCGCTCGCGCCCTACGTGCACGCACGGGATGCCGCACTGGTGCGCCAGGAGCACGAGGGCAGTGCGCTGCTGCTGGTGGGCCACACCCGCTCCACCGACGCCGAGCGCCTGGTCGTGAACGGCTGGATGCAGGACGTCACGGCTGTGCGGCGGGTGATCCCGAAGGTGAAGCTCAGCACCCCGCAGGAATTGGAGCAGACGGCGCAGCGTGTGCCATCAAGCGCATTCGCCGCGGCGCGTGCGGCGACGGCCGAGGGCCCCGTGCTGGTGCAGGTGGCTCGCCCCGGCTTCGCGCCGACTCTCGTGTGCGCCACCTGCCGTGCGCCGGCGCGCTGCACGCACTGCGGGGGACCACTTGGAGCCAGGCGACGCGGCGCGGTTCCGCTCTGCGGCTGGTGCGGCCGATCCGCGAACTCGTGGCGGTGCGACCAGTGCGACTCAGACAAGGTGCGCCTGGCCTCCTCAGGCACCGAGCGCACCGCCGATGAGCTCGGCCGGGCTTTCCCCGGCGTGCGCGTGATCGTCTCGGACGGCGCCCATCCCGTGCAGCACGTCGACGCGAAGCCGGCTCTCGTGATCGCCACGCGCGGGGCCGAGCCCGTCGCCGACGGGGGATACCGTGCGGTCATCCTGCTCGACGGGGCACGGATGCTGCAGGCACCGGAGCTGCGCATCGGCGAATCCTGCCTGCGGTGGTGGAGCAATGCCACCGCGCTGGCGGCCCCGGGCGCCCCCGTGCATCTGGTGGGTGTGAACGGACCGGTCGCGCGGGCGCTTGCCACCTGGAGCCCTGCTGCCTACGCGCGCAGCGAGCTGGAGTCCCGCGCACCACTGCACATGCCCCCGACGACCCGTGTGGCGCAGATCGACGGTCTGCCTGCCTCAGTGCGCGCTGCGCTCGGACGGCTCGCCGAGATCGGCGTGGGCGGCGAGGCCGTGCTCGGGCCGGTGCCTGTGGGCGATGACGGGCGCGTGCGCGCCCTGGTGCGCTTCGGCTACGGCGCTGGACAGACCGTCGCGGCCGCCATGCGCGCCGCGGTCGTCGCCGAGGCCGCGGCAGGTCGGCGAGGGCGCGGCCGAACGCGGGTGCCCCTCGCGGTGCACCTCGATATCCTCGAACCAGACATCTGA
- the fmt gene encoding methionyl-tRNA formyltransferase — MRLVFAGTPAAAVPTLRALAAQHEIAAVVTRPDAPLGRKRVLTPSPVAAAAEELGLPVIKAARLDTEATERISALLADLGVIVAYGGIVREPLLSAPAHGWINLHFSLLPQWRGAAPVQRALIAGDAELGVSVFQLVPALDAGDVFAMRTVAMPSDATADAALEILALDGAALTSDVVAAIAAGTAVASAQTGEVSLAPKLALEDGLMDWTQPVEALYARFRGVTPEPGAHTTVDGARLKILSAAPMASDAPDLAPGELLGTKNGVLIGTATTPLAVTRVQPAGKGAMNAADWWRGLRDSDGMKAGS, encoded by the coding sequence ATGCGCCTCGTCTTCGCCGGCACACCCGCTGCCGCGGTCCCGACGCTCCGCGCCCTCGCCGCCCAGCACGAGATCGCCGCCGTGGTCACCCGACCCGACGCGCCCCTGGGCCGCAAGCGCGTGCTCACCCCGTCCCCTGTCGCCGCCGCGGCCGAAGAGCTCGGATTGCCGGTGATCAAGGCCGCTCGGCTCGACACCGAAGCCACTGAGCGCATCTCCGCCCTGCTCGCCGACCTCGGCGTGATCGTCGCGTACGGCGGCATCGTGCGTGAGCCGCTGCTGTCTGCGCCTGCGCACGGCTGGATCAACCTGCACTTCTCGCTGCTGCCGCAGTGGCGTGGCGCCGCACCCGTGCAGCGCGCCTTGATCGCCGGTGATGCGGAACTCGGCGTGAGCGTGTTCCAGCTCGTGCCTGCCCTCGACGCCGGCGACGTGTTCGCGATGCGCACCGTCGCGATGCCGTCGGATGCCACGGCAGATGCCGCCCTCGAGATCCTCGCGCTCGACGGCGCGGCGCTGACCTCAGACGTGGTGGCCGCGATCGCCGCCGGCACTGCTGTGGCCAGCGCGCAGACGGGTGAAGTGAGCCTGGCTCCCAAACTCGCGCTCGAGGACGGGCTGATGGACTGGACCCAGCCCGTCGAGGCACTGTACGCGCGGTTCCGCGGCGTCACCCCTGAGCCCGGGGCGCACACCACGGTCGACGGCGCACGGCTGAAGATCCTGAGCGCGGCCCCGATGGCATCCGACGCTCCCGATCTCGCCCCCGGTGAGCTGCTCGGCACCAAGAACGGCGTCCTGATCGGCACCGCCACCACGCCCCTGGCCGTCACGCGCGTGCAGCCGGCCGGCAAGGGGGCGATGAACGCCGCGGACTGGTGGCGCGGACTGCGCGACAGTGACGGAATGAAGGCAGGATCATGA
- a CDS encoding transcription antitermination factor NusB, which produces MSSTSIQPARWVAYDVIRAVSDDDAYANLLLPKLIGEAGLNTADAALATELAYGTLRRRGTYDAIIAEAAGRPVDEIDPPVLDALRLGAHQLLATRVAAHAAVNESVNLVAAEVGRGASGFANAVLRRIGRDDAHTWQQRIESMARSDDERLALRTAHPVWVIRALRRSLDAEGRVDELEDLLHADNVSPEVTLAALPGLAEPGEPRRPYARTAFASPGGDPREAIAHASGTIRVQDEGSQLVALAVAAAAPVRAGERWLDLCAGPGGKTAILAALALESGAQLEANEVVSTRAGLVRGAVKPLPIDVPVHEQDGRELAAQHPSSFDRILVDAPCTGLGALRRRPEARWRKSPSDVPELVTLQTQLLDAAIDALAPGGIVAYATCSPHLAETTGVVSEVLRRRGDVIELDARAVMAEVAEAPIDLAARGTDEPGALSAQLWPHRHGTDAMFLALLQRRTDQPDEPEQREGDQ; this is translated from the coding sequence ATGAGCAGCACGAGCATCCAGCCGGCCCGGTGGGTCGCCTACGACGTGATCCGCGCGGTCTCCGACGACGACGCCTACGCCAACCTGCTGCTGCCGAAGCTGATCGGCGAGGCTGGACTCAACACGGCAGACGCAGCGCTGGCGACCGAACTCGCCTACGGCACTCTGCGTCGCCGCGGCACCTACGACGCGATCATCGCCGAGGCCGCAGGGCGTCCTGTCGACGAGATCGACCCTCCGGTGCTCGATGCACTGCGTCTCGGCGCGCATCAGCTGCTCGCCACGCGCGTCGCGGCGCACGCGGCCGTCAACGAATCGGTGAATCTCGTCGCCGCAGAAGTGGGACGCGGTGCATCCGGCTTCGCGAACGCGGTGCTGCGACGGATCGGACGCGATGACGCGCACACCTGGCAGCAGCGCATCGAGAGCATGGCGCGATCCGACGACGAGCGCCTCGCGCTGCGGACCGCGCACCCGGTCTGGGTGATCCGCGCCCTGCGGCGTTCGCTGGATGCCGAGGGGCGAGTCGATGAGCTCGAAGACCTGCTGCACGCCGACAACGTCTCCCCGGAGGTGACGCTCGCGGCGCTGCCGGGGCTGGCGGAGCCAGGAGAGCCGCGCCGCCCATACGCCCGGACCGCATTCGCCTCACCTGGTGGCGACCCTCGCGAGGCGATTGCGCATGCGTCAGGCACGATCCGCGTGCAGGATGAGGGCTCGCAGCTGGTCGCCCTCGCTGTGGCCGCCGCCGCTCCGGTGCGAGCGGGGGAGCGCTGGCTGGACCTCTGCGCCGGCCCTGGCGGCAAGACCGCGATACTCGCCGCGCTCGCACTCGAATCCGGCGCGCAGCTGGAGGCCAACGAGGTCGTCTCGACTCGAGCCGGGCTGGTCAGAGGGGCCGTGAAGCCCCTGCCCATCGACGTGCCAGTGCACGAGCAGGACGGCAGGGAGCTCGCGGCTCAGCATCCATCCTCCTTCGACCGCATCCTGGTCGACGCACCCTGCACAGGTCTCGGCGCGCTGCGCCGCCGGCCGGAGGCGCGCTGGCGCAAGTCGCCGTCTGACGTGCCAGAGCTCGTCACGCTGCAGACCCAGCTGCTGGATGCTGCGATCGATGCTCTTGCCCCTGGCGGGATCGTGGCCTACGCGACCTGCTCGCCGCACCTGGCCGAGACCACCGGTGTCGTCTCAGAGGTGCTGCGACGACGCGGCGATGTGATCGAACTCGACGCGCGGGCCGTGATGGCGGAGGTCGCCGAAGCGCCGATCGACCTCGCGGCACGCGGCACAGATGAGCCGGGCGCGCTCAGCGCCCAGCTGTGGCCGCACCGGCACGGTACCGACGCGATGTTCCTCGCGCTGCTGCAGCGGAGGACGGACCAGCCAGACGAGCCAGAACAGCGAGAAGGAGACCAATGA
- the rpe gene encoding ribulose-phosphate 3-epimerase, with protein sequence MTNPTPAAPRINPSILAADFVNMQADLARIASADFAHVDVMDNHFVPNLTFGPQMVERIQATSPIPLDVHLMITDPDRWAPGYAELGAASVTFHLEAAADPVALARRLRSIGARAGVAIKPGTPQQPLYEILDEFDQILVMTVEPGFGGQGFMPETMPKLRALRDEARRRGSDVWLQVDGGISDATIAQAAEAGADTFVAGSAVYGADDIAAAVTGLRDRARAASLEA encoded by the coding sequence ATGACGAACCCGACCCCCGCCGCTCCGCGCATCAACCCCAGCATCCTCGCCGCCGATTTCGTGAACATGCAGGCCGACCTCGCCCGCATCGCATCGGCTGACTTCGCCCATGTCGACGTGATGGACAACCATTTCGTCCCGAACCTCACCTTCGGACCGCAGATGGTCGAGCGCATCCAGGCAACCAGCCCGATCCCGCTCGACGTGCATCTGATGATCACCGACCCCGACCGGTGGGCCCCCGGCTACGCCGAGCTAGGTGCCGCGAGTGTGACCTTCCACCTCGAGGCCGCGGCCGACCCGGTGGCGCTCGCTCGGCGGCTGAGGTCGATCGGCGCCCGCGCCGGCGTCGCGATCAAGCCGGGCACGCCGCAGCAGCCGCTCTACGAGATCCTCGACGAGTTCGACCAGATTCTGGTCATGACCGTAGAGCCCGGCTTCGGCGGCCAGGGATTCATGCCAGAGACCATGCCCAAGCTGCGGGCGCTGCGCGACGAGGCCCGCCGCCGTGGGTCCGACGTGTGGCTGCAGGTCGACGGCGGGATCTCGGACGCCACCATCGCGCAGGCGGCCGAGGCCGGCGCCGACACCTTCGTCGCAGGCTCCGCCGTCTACGGCGCCGATGACATCGCGGCGGCCGTCACAGGTCTTCGGGACCGCGCACGAGCGGCTAGCCTGGAAGCGTGA
- a CDS encoding phosphoribosyl-ATP diphosphatase, which translates to MKTFDELFAELSATALARPEGSGTVAQLDRGVHAIGKKIVEEAAEVWMAAEYESNENAAEEISQLLYHLQVMMLAKGLSLEDVYRHL; encoded by the coding sequence GTGAAGACTTTCGACGAGCTGTTCGCCGAGCTCAGCGCCACGGCGCTCGCGCGCCCCGAGGGATCGGGTACCGTCGCACAGCTGGACCGCGGCGTGCATGCCATCGGCAAGAAGATCGTCGAAGAGGCCGCCGAGGTGTGGATGGCCGCCGAGTACGAGTCGAACGAGAACGCCGCCGAGGAGATCTCGCAGCTGCTCTACCACCTGCAGGTGATGATGCTCGCCAAGGGGCTGAGCCTGGAGGACGTCTACCGACATCTGTGA
- the hisG gene encoding ATP phosphoribosyltransferase, translating to MLRIAVPNKGSLSETAADMLAEAGYVGRRDPKTLHVIDADSDVEFFYLRPRDIATYVASGALDVGITGRDLLIDVRQDDAREIEQLGFARSTFRFAAPPGRYRTVADLAGARVASAYPGLVDDFLRKHGVEAELVSLDGAVESAVQLGVADVIADVVETGTTLRQAGLEIFGPVIIESEAVLISRPGDAPGTDRLLRRLRGVMVARQFVLLDYDLPANLVDQAVAIAGGRESPTISPLRDPEWVAVRVMIPRKGMNQVMDDLYALGARAILVTAIHAARL from the coding sequence ATGCTCCGCATTGCCGTTCCGAACAAGGGCTCGCTCTCCGAGACCGCCGCCGACATGCTCGCGGAGGCCGGCTACGTCGGCCGCCGCGACCCCAAGACCCTGCACGTGATCGACGCCGACAGCGACGTCGAGTTCTTCTACCTCCGTCCCCGCGACATCGCGACGTACGTGGCCTCCGGTGCCCTCGATGTCGGCATCACCGGCCGTGACCTGCTGATCGACGTGCGTCAGGACGATGCCCGCGAGATCGAGCAGCTGGGCTTCGCCCGCTCGACGTTCCGCTTCGCCGCCCCTCCCGGCCGCTATCGCACGGTCGCCGACCTCGCCGGCGCTCGCGTGGCATCCGCCTACCCCGGCCTCGTCGACGACTTCCTGCGCAAGCACGGTGTCGAGGCGGAGCTCGTCTCGCTGGATGGCGCCGTCGAATCGGCCGTGCAGCTCGGCGTGGCCGACGTGATCGCCGACGTCGTCGAGACCGGCACCACACTTCGCCAAGCCGGGCTCGAGATCTTCGGTCCGGTGATCATCGAATCCGAGGCGGTGCTGATCAGCCGCCCCGGTGACGCCCCAGGCACCGACCGCCTGCTACGGCGCCTTCGCGGCGTGATGGTCGCCCGCCAGTTCGTGCTGCTCGACTACGACCTGCCCGCGAACCTCGTCGACCAGGCCGTCGCCATCGCAGGCGGTCGCGAATCGCCCACCATCTCGCCGCTGCGCGATCCGGAATGGGTGGCCGTGCGGGTGATGATCCCGCGAAAGGGCATGAACCAGGTGATGGACGACCTGTACGCACTGGGCGCCAGGGCGATCCTGGTCACCGCGATCCACGCTGCGAGGCTCTGA
- the hisF gene encoding imidazole glycerol phosphate synthase subunit HisF encodes MTLAARVIPCLDVAAGRVVKGVNFQNLRDMGDPVELASHYAAQGADEITFLDVTATVDARATTYDVVQRTAEQVFVPLTVGGGVREVEDVARLLSVGADKVGVNSAAIARPDLIGEIADRFGAQVLVLSLDVKRAATTPSGFAVTTHGGRTETTLDALEWAREAIERGAGELLVNSIDADGTKDGFDLELVRLMREVSSVPVIASGGAGKTADFAPAIEAGADAVLAASVFHSGQLTVGDVKDALREAGVVVR; translated from the coding sequence ATGACACTCGCAGCACGCGTCATCCCGTGCCTCGACGTGGCCGCAGGCCGCGTCGTCAAGGGCGTCAACTTCCAGAACCTGCGCGACATGGGCGATCCGGTCGAGCTGGCCTCGCACTATGCGGCGCAGGGCGCGGACGAGATCACCTTCCTCGACGTCACAGCGACGGTGGATGCCCGCGCGACGACCTACGACGTCGTGCAGCGCACCGCCGAGCAGGTGTTCGTACCGCTCACCGTCGGCGGGGGAGTGCGAGAGGTCGAGGACGTCGCCCGCCTGCTCTCGGTCGGTGCCGACAAAGTGGGTGTGAACTCCGCCGCGATCGCGCGTCCGGATCTAATCGGCGAGATCGCCGACCGGTTCGGCGCACAGGTGCTCGTGCTGTCGCTCGACGTCAAGCGTGCGGCGACCACGCCGTCGGGGTTCGCGGTCACCACACACGGTGGACGCACTGAGACCACGCTGGATGCACTCGAGTGGGCCCGAGAGGCCATCGAGCGCGGCGCCGGCGAGCTGCTGGTGAACTCGATCGACGCCGACGGCACGAAGGACGGCTTCGACCTCGAGCTCGTGCGGCTGATGCGCGAGGTCTCGTCTGTTCCGGTCATCGCCTCCGGCGGCGCAGGGAAGACCGCGGACTTCGCCCCCGCGATCGAGGCAGGAGCGGACGCTGTGCTCGCGGCGAGTGTCTTCCACAGCGGCCAGCTGACCGTCGGAGACGTCAAGGACGCCCTCCGCGAAGCGGGAGTGGTGGTGCGGTGA
- the hisI gene encoding phosphoribosyl-AMP cyclohydrolase, producing MGSLDADIARVVWNDAGLAPVIVQQHDTREVLMLAWMDAEALRRTLTGGRAVYWSRSRQEYWRKGDTSGNTQRVHSVAVDCDGDTILLAVDQHGPACHTGTRTCFDGRELAFTPIEEPVE from the coding sequence ATGGGCTCGCTGGACGCGGACATCGCTCGCGTGGTCTGGAACGACGCCGGCCTCGCCCCCGTGATCGTGCAGCAGCACGACACGCGGGAAGTGCTCATGCTGGCGTGGATGGATGCTGAAGCGCTGCGCCGCACGCTGACCGGCGGACGCGCGGTGTACTGGTCCCGCTCGCGCCAGGAGTACTGGCGCAAGGGCGACACGTCCGGCAACACCCAGCGGGTGCACAGCGTCGCCGTCGACTGCGACGGCGACACCATCCTGCTCGCGGTCGACCAGCACGGACCGGCATGCCACACCGGAACGCGGACCTGCTTCGACGGCAGAGAACTCGCCTTCACGCCGATCGAGGAGCCAGTCGAATGA
- a CDS encoding Trp biosynthesis-associated membrane protein: MIRRARMLAVLGFLLAGAIGIISSTQTWITVRRADGGEDLLVAGADAVALLAPLSLAVLALGAALSIAGRVLRYVFGTLGAAGAVVLLVSTIPLAVDPPLVVVAADVTEVTGLAGDDALHTIVAGLVPTAWPSVAVAAWVLLLLASVFVLVTAHRWKSGGRRYRSASEAEHHESGPLDAVDSWDELSHGTDPTDTAR, encoded by the coding sequence ATGATCCGCCGCGCGCGCATGCTCGCCGTCCTGGGCTTCCTGCTCGCCGGCGCCATCGGCATCATCTCGTCGACCCAGACCTGGATCACCGTGCGTCGCGCGGACGGCGGTGAGGATCTGCTCGTCGCCGGGGCGGATGCTGTCGCGCTGCTGGCTCCGCTCTCGCTGGCCGTGCTCGCGCTCGGTGCAGCCCTGTCGATCGCAGGACGCGTGCTGCGCTACGTCTTCGGCACCCTCGGCGCCGCCGGCGCTGTCGTGCTGCTGGTGAGCACGATTCCCCTTGCGGTGGATCCGCCACTCGTCGTCGTCGCCGCCGACGTGACCGAGGTCACAGGGCTCGCCGGCGATGATGCGCTGCACACCATCGTGGCGGGGCTGGTCCCGACTGCGTGGCCATCGGTGGCGGTCGCCGCCTGGGTGCTTCTGCTGCTGGCATCCGTCTTCGTACTCGTCACAGCACACCGCTGGAAGAGCGGCGGGCGCCGATACCGGTCGGCGTCAGAAGCAGAGCATCACGAATCCGGGCCGCTCGACGCCGTCGATTCCTGGGACGAGCTGTCTCATGGCACCGATCCGACCGACACTGCCCGATAG
- a CDS encoding HGxxPAAW family protein: protein MTNPIADPGHGHSPAAWTAVVIMLVGFAAGTVFFVLDMPVAVVVSAVVVLAGLIVGWAMAKAGWGVKGPKYAPKAH from the coding sequence ATGACCAACCCGATCGCCGATCCCGGACACGGACACTCGCCTGCTGCCTGGACGGCCGTTGTGATCATGCTGGTCGGCTTCGCCGCCGGAACCGTCTTCTTCGTCCTCGACATGCCGGTGGCGGTCGTCGTCTCCGCAGTCGTAGTGCTCGCAGGACTGATCGTCGGCTGGGCGATGGCGAAGGCGGGCTGGGGTGTGAAGGGCCCGAAGTACGCGCCGAAGGCACACTGA
- the trpC gene encoding indole-3-glycerol phosphate synthase TrpC has protein sequence MLADLTAGAVQDAEKRALTRPLSVVEREAAERPAARNALAALAPADHVKIIAEVKRASPSRGALAAIPDPALQASLYEQGGASAISVLTEERRFGGSLADLEAVTSRVALPVLRKDFIATPYQVFEARATGADLVLLIVAGLTQKTLTELHTLILELGMTPLVETHSAEELEVAIDLGADLIGVNARNLHTLELDRDLFARLADRIPDTAIKIAESAVLAPEDVTRYREAGADVVLIGEALVTGDAVATLRSFLDAGDMPITQGGES, from the coding sequence GTGCTCGCCGACCTGACGGCCGGCGCGGTGCAGGACGCCGAGAAGCGGGCGCTGACACGCCCGCTCTCCGTCGTGGAGCGCGAAGCGGCTGAACGGCCTGCCGCGAGGAATGCCCTGGCAGCCCTCGCCCCGGCCGATCACGTCAAGATCATCGCCGAGGTCAAACGCGCCAGCCCTTCGCGTGGCGCCTTGGCCGCGATCCCCGACCCCGCACTGCAGGCGTCCCTGTACGAGCAGGGCGGAGCCTCTGCGATCAGCGTCCTCACGGAGGAACGCCGATTCGGCGGCAGTCTTGCCGACCTCGAGGCCGTGACGTCGCGCGTGGCGCTCCCGGTGCTGCGCAAGGACTTCATCGCGACGCCGTACCAGGTGTTCGAGGCCCGCGCCACCGGCGCCGACCTCGTGCTGCTCATCGTCGCGGGACTGACTCAGAAGACGCTCACCGAACTGCACACGCTCATCCTCGAGCTGGGGATGACTCCGCTGGTCGAGACGCACTCCGCTGAGGAACTCGAGGTCGCCATCGACCTCGGCGCAGACCTCATCGGCGTCAACGCCCGCAACCTGCACACCCTCGAACTCGATCGAGACCTTTTCGCCCGGCTGGCCGACCGCATCCCCGACACAGCGATCAAGATCGCCGAGTCGGCGGTGCTCGCGCCAGAGGACGTCACCCGCTACCGCGAGGCCGGCGCCGACGTCGTGCTGATCGGCGAAGCGCTGGTCACGGGTGACGCCGTCGCCACGCTGCGGAGCTTCCTGGACGCCGGCGACATGCCGATCACACAAGGAGGCGAGTCGTGA